The Podospora pseudopauciseta strain CBS 411.78 chromosome 2 map unlocalized CBS411.78m_2, whole genome shotgun sequence genome has a window encoding:
- the RHB1 gene encoding GTP-binding protein (COG:S; EggNog:ENOG503NYZW) — protein MPANTPTKQRKIAIVGSRSVGKSSLAVRYVDGHFVESYYPTIENTFSKEIRYKGQDYSTEIVDTAGQDEYSILNSKHFIGIHGYMLVYSVSSLPSFEMVQVIRDKILNHLGTDSVPICIVGNKCDLRPEQRQVTPEEGKALCEKFKCAWTEASARYDENVAKAFELLIGQIEKTQNPGEEVGGSKCVLM, from the exons ATGCCCGCCAACACCCCAACAAAACAGCGCAAAATCGCCATTGTCGGCTCCCGCTCCGTCG GTAAATCCTCGCTCGCGGTCCGCTACGTAGACGGGCACTTTGTTGAGTCGTACTACCCCACCATCGAAAACACCTTTAGCAAAGAGATTCGGTACAAGGGGCAGGACTATTCGACGGAAATTGTCGACACTGCGGGCCAGGATGAGTACAGCATCCTGAACAGCAAGCACTTTATTGGGATTCACGGGTACATGCTGGTGTACTCGGTCAGCAGCCTGCCGAGCTTTGAGATGGTGCAGGTGATTAGGGATAAGATTTTGAACCATTTG GGAACGGACTCGGTCCCCATCTGCATCGTGGGTAACAAGTGTGATCTTCGTCCTGAGCAGCGACAGGTCACGCCGGAAGAGGGGAAGGCGCTTTGCGAAAAGTTCAAGTGCGCGTGGACCGAGGCGAGCGCGAGGTATGATGAGAATGTAGCCAAGGCGTTTGAGCTGTTGATTGGGCAGATTGAGAAGACGCAGAAtcctggggaggaggtgggggggagtAAGTGTGTTTTGATGtga
- the SES1 gene encoding Cytosolic seryl-tRNA synthetase (EggNog:ENOG503NX0Y; COG:J) — protein sequence MLDINDFIAERGGNPEKIRESQRKRHAPEEAVDEVIALFEDHRKTQYAATQFNAKINEVQKQIGPKKKAKEDVTELLAKKAELEKEKKDMLAQAAEKQQILNAKLKTIGNLVHESVPVSNNEDNNEVVRTWAPEGVTFEKKNVLSHHEVLEKLDGYDPVRGVKVVGHRGYFLKKWGLFLNQAIINYGLEFLDQKDYIALGTPMLMLKEQMAKTAQLSQFDEELYKVTGDQADKYLIATSEQPISAFHSDEWLQSKDLPLKYAGYSTCFRKEAGAHGRDVWGIFRVHEFTKVEQFCLTDPEKSWEMFDQMIANSEEFYKSLGIPYRVVAIVSGALNNAASKKLDLEAWFPHQGEFKELVSCSNCTDYQSRDLEIRFGVKKQTEIKKTYVHALNSTLTATTRTICAILENFQTEDGVKIPEPLRKYLPGAPDFIPFPGKAKKAEETKEIPIR from the exons ATGCTCGACATCAACGACTTCATTGCCGAGCGCGGCGGCAACCCCGAGAAGATCAGGGAGTCCCAGCGCAAGCGCCATGCTCCCGAGGAGGCTGTCGACGAGGTGATTGCCCTGTTCGAGGACCACCGCAAGA CTCAGTACGCGGCCACACAATTCAACGCCAAGATCAACGAGGTTCAGAAGCAGATCGGCCCTAAGAAGAAG GCCAAGGAAGATGTCACCGAACTCCTCGCTAAGAAGGCCGAGCtcgaaaaggaaaagaaggacaTGCTCGCCCAGGCTGCTGAGAAGCAGCAGATCTTGAATGCTAAGCTCAAGACCATCGGAAATCTTGTTCACGAGTCGGTTCCTGTGTCTAACAACGAGGACAACAACGAGGTCGTACGGACGTGGGCTCCCGAGGGCGTCAcgtttgagaagaagaatgtCCTTTCTC ACCACGAAgttctcgagaagctcgacgGATACGACCCAGTCAGAGGTGTCAAGGTTGTTGGCCATCGTGGTTACTTCCTCAAGAAGTGGGGCCTCTTCTTGAACCA GGCTATCATCAACTATGGTCTCGAGTTCTTGGACCAGAAGGACTACATCGCTCTTGGCACTCCTATGCTCATGCTTAAGGAGCAAATGGCCAAGACCGCTCAGCTCTCACA ATTCGACGAGGAGCTGTACAAGGTCACTGGCGACCAAGCTGACAAGTACCTGATCGCT ACCTCGGAACAGCCCATCTCCGCGTTCCACAGCGACGAGTGGCTTCAATCCAAGGACCTCCCTCTCAAGTATGCCGGTTACTCGACATGCTTCCGCAAGGAGGCTGGTGCT CACGGCAGAGATGTCTGGGGCATTTTCCGCGTCCACGAATTTACCAAGGTGGAGCAGTTCTGCCTCACGGATCCCGAGAAGTCGTGGGAGATGTTTGACCAGATGATTGCCAACTCGGAGGAGTTTTACAAGTCGCTCGGCATCCCCTACCGCGTCGTGGCCATCGTTTCCGGCGCGCTCAACAACGCCGCCTCCAAGAAGCTCGATCTCGAGGCTTGGTTCCCCCACCAAGGAGAGTTCAAGGAGCTGGTCTCATGCTCCAACTGCACCGACTACCAGAGCAGAGACCTCGAGATCCGCTTCGGCGTCAAGAAACAGaccgagatcaagaagaccTATGTCCACGCCCTCAACTCTACGCTTACCGCCACCACGAGAACTATTTGCGCCATTTTGGAAAACTTCCAGACTGAGGAT GGCGTCAAAATCCCAGAGCCACTGCGCAAGTACCTTCCTGGCGCCCCTGACTTTATCCCTTTCCCtggcaaggccaagaaggcggaggagacaAAGGAGATTCCTATTCGTTAA
- the HAM1 gene encoding nucleoside triphosphate pyrophosphohydrolase ham1 (COG:F; EggNog:ENOG503P1W0; BUSCO:EOG09264YHS) — translation MSNDLSHRSTSQPNPVTHTNSFSSHFHSQGLPQTAKMTEARHQVNFITGNANKLSEVKAILEPAISVTNQSLDLVEIQGTLEEVTIDKCRRAAELVGGPVLVEDTCLCFDALQDLPGPYIKWFLGSIGHEGLNNMLLAYEDKGAKAVCTFGYSAGPGHEPILFQGITHGKIVPARGPSNFGWDPIFEYEGKTYAEMDKAEKNKISHRSRALAKLQEWFAKEMTA, via the exons ATGAGTAACGATTTATCACACAGGTCAACCTCACAGCCCAATCCTGTCACTCATACAAACTCTTTCTCTTCCCACTTCCACTCTCAAGGACTCCCAcaaaccgccaaaatgacCGAAGCCCGCCACCAAGTCAACTTCATCACTGGCAACGCCAACAAGCTCTCCGAGGTAAAGGCCATCCTCGAGCCCGCCATCTCTGTCACAAACCAGTCCCTCGACCTTGTCGAGATCCAAGGCACTCTCGAGGAAGTAACCATTGACAAATGCCGTCGCGCCGCCGAACTCGTCGGCGGTCCCGTCTTGGTAGAAGACACCTGCCTCTGTTTCGATGCTCTGCAGGATCTCCCAGGACCATACATCAAGTGGTTCCTGGGGTCTATCGGCCACGAAGGTCTCAACAACATGTTGCTTGCCTATGAAGACAAGGGTGCCAAAGCTGTTTGCACGTTCGGATACTCTGCCGGACCTGGACATGAGCCCATCCTTTTCCAGGGCATCACACACGGAAAGATTGTGCCCGCAAGGGGGCCAAGCAACTTTGGCTGGGATCCTATTTTTGAGTATGAGGGGAAGAC ATACGCCGAGATGgacaaggccgagaagaacaagatcTCTCACCGGAGCAGAGCTTTGGCGAAGCTCCAAGAGTGGTTCGCTAAGGAGATGACCGCGTAA
- a CDS encoding uncharacterized protein (COG:S; EggNog:ENOG503NVQI; MEROPS:MER1108685): protein MTDTMECPFCGWKTKEGEYQMLLHMETLHAEGEPPFLAAADQGRTSPSPNSNGTANTGNDDDPGYVECPVEGCGEFLLLSQVEYHLELHTTEETDVHDHHPPPPDPITAVSEPTTSSSPLSNAPESVSKSSHKASEPSTRHSKAISAWKRLLKMPSSSSYSHRILWRRHDSKTSGDSESKTRGTRLGRKHLGRYAHEDRMPDWLADLLRKKGQVQTAGVVPVLAQLLESSPSTHRAYLCHPCVHHISKLKREGGFCGYRNIQMLCSYLTQLPQSTTIPNAHKLASQIPTIFQIQDYIEAAWDNNISATGRAETGGIRNTRKYIGTPEAVAMFRYLGVPFAAQSIKDKSPAKAVEMLLRTVEEYFRSDDKAIVRGEGGKVRLTGLPPLYFQHLGHSMTIVGFERGAGTGEGRLLVFDPHFKDCYQVLGMVGMNNKSNNGGDGKRGAGVVPARYPYPDGALKGYRRGGGYLGDFKEFELLKWVGLNC, encoded by the exons ATGACAGACACAATGGAGTGCCCCTTTTGTGGCTGGAAGACCAAAGAGGGCGAGTATCAAATGCTGCTT CACATGGAAACGCTGCACGCTGAAGGAGAACCGCCctttcttgctgctgctgatcaAGGCCgcacctccccttctccaaaTAGTAATGGCACTGCCAACACGGGCAATGACGACGATCCAGGATACGTCGAGTGCCCGGTTGAAGGGTGTGGAgaatttcttcttcttagCCAGGTGGAATATCACTTAGAACTCCATACCACAGAGGAGACCGACGTCCAtgatcatcaccctcctccaccagacCCTATCACAGCGGTGTCAGAACCTActacatcatcatcacccttaTCAAACGCTCCTGAATCAGTATCAAAATCATCTCACAAGGCCTCGGAGCCAAGTACACGCCACTCCAAGGCGATATCAGCGTGGAAAAGACTCCTAAAAATGCCTAGTTCCTCTTCATATTCACATCGTATTCTATGGCGTCGCCATGATTCTAAGACGTCTGGCGATTCCGAGAGTAAAACGCGCGGGACGCGGTTGGGT AGGAAGCATCTCGGTAGATATGCGCACGAAGACCGAATGCCAGACTGGCTTGCGGACCTTTTACGGAAAAAGGGACAAGTCCAAACAGCTG GCGTAGTCCCGGTCCTAGCCCAACTACTCgaatcctccccctcgacccACCGCGCCTACCTCTGCCACCCCTGCGTCCACCACATCTCCAAGCTCAAGCGCGAAGGCGGCTTCTGCGGCTACCGCAACATCCAAATGCTCTGCTCCTACCTaacccaactcccccaatcaaccaccatccccaacgccCACAAGCTCGcctcccaaatcccaacaATTTTCCAAATCCAAGACTACATCGAGGCGGCCTGGGACAACAACATCTCCGCCACGGGCCGCGCCGAAACAGGCGGGATACGCAACACGAGAAAGTACATTGGCACCCCCGAGGCAGTGGCCATGTTTAGGTACTTGGGCGTCCCGTTTGCTGCCCAGTCGATCAAGGACAAGTCCCCCGCCAAGGCGGTCGAGATGCTGCTgaggacggtggaggagtaCTTTAGGTCAGATGACAAGGCGAtagtgaggggggaggggggcaaGGTGAGGTTGACGGGGTTGCCGCCGTTGTATTTTCAGCATTTGGGGCATTCGATGACTATTGTTGGGTTtgagaggggggcggggacgggggaggggaggttgttggttttcGATCCGCATTTTAAGGATTGTTATCAGGttttggggatggtggggatgaaCAATAAGAGTAATAATGGTGGcgatgggaagaggggggcgggggtggtgccggCGAGGTATCCTTATCCGGATGGGGCGCTGAAGGGGTAtaggaggggtggggggtatTTGGGGGATTTTAAAGAGTTTGAGCTTTTGAAGTGGGTTGGACTAaattgttga
- a CDS encoding uncharacterized protein (COG:S; EggNog:ENOG503PRGW), whose protein sequence is MADTLKRTFHGCLTCRKRKVRCLGGSPSCQNCSRMNITCHSSFETNLRIRVSTPTGQKLVDNRPAPPIRGPRRCLLQPPAAAPAPAFDHTHQRQQNETYPSITFEPHFSSFSLSQSPPPPPPPPPTAGYGQGQGGGLAVQVPPQYTTTTTPAAVSIPSFDNGLYNWNSSFDFSCVDPSLDPGFGNGFSNGVLAGMVNSSSTMGYGDLMPGLLLPPGFATSAQMPGLVVVSSESDFGGGGGGGIFLPGGQEGTKEWVPKRRKRSKKVVEKEGEGEGGGWSYHRPQPYHLA, encoded by the exons ATGGCAGACACTCTAAAGAGGACATTCCATG GCTGCCTAACCTGCCGCAAACGCAAAGTCCGCTGCCTCGGcggctccccctcctgccAAAACTGCTCCCGCATGAACATCACCTGCCACTCCTCCTTCGAGACCAACCTCCGCATCAGGGTGTCAACGCCCACAGGACAAAAACTGGTGGACAACAGGCCTGCCCCCCCTATCCGGGGACCTCGCCGTTGTTTACTGCAACCCCCCGcggcagcaccagcaccagcgtTTGACCACACCCACCAACGCCAACAAAACGAGACCTATCCCTCCATCACGTTCGAACCTCACTTTTCGTCGTTTTCCCTGTctcaatcaccaccacccccacccccaccaccaccgacagcGGGTTATGGGCAGGGTCAGGGTGGTGGATTGGCCGTTCAAGTCCCACCACAgtataccaccaccaccactccagCAGCGGTTTCGATCCCTAGTTTCGACAACGGGCTGTACAACTGGAACAGCAGCTTTGACTTTTCGTGTGTAGATCCCAGCCTTGACCCCGGTTTTGGGAATGGATTTAGCAATGGGGTTTTGGCGGGGATGgtgaacagcagcagcacgaTGGGGTACGGGGATTTGATGCCtggactgctgctgccgccggggTTTGCTACTTCGGCGCAGAtgcctgggttggtggtggtatcgtCGGAGAGTgactttggtggtggtggcggtggtggtatttTTCTTCCGGGGGGGCAGGAAGGGACGAAGGAGTGGGTTCCTAaacggaggaagaggagcaagaaggttgttgagaaggagggggagggggaagggggtgggtggtcgTATCACAG ACCACAGCCTTACCACTTGGCATAG
- the FAP7 gene encoding factor activating pos9 (EggNog:ENOG503P1RA; COG:F; BUSCO:EOG09264XPY): MTRTLPNIILTGTPGTGKTTHASLLAERTPLRHLSINDVVKDKGCHEGFDEEYQSWIVDEDKLLDAIEEQVKEGGWIIDWHACDLFPKSWVDLVVVLRAGTEVLFDRLSKRNYPDHKLQENLDSEIMDVLLQEARDSYDEEIVVELQSGDADELEANVERIEAWLEQWKKDNNQN; encoded by the exons ATGACAAGAACCCTCCCAAACATAATCCTAACCGGCACCCCAGGCACAGGCAAAACAACCCACGCCTCCCTCCTAGCCGAGCGCACCCCCCTCCGGCACCTCTCCATCAACGACGTCGTAAAAGACAAGGGCTGCCACGAGGGCTTCGACGAAGAATACCAGTCCTGGATCGTAGACGAGGACAAGCTCCTCGACGCGATCGAGGAGCAGGTcaaggaaggggggtggatCATCGACTGGCATGCCTGCGACCTCTTCCCCAAGAGCTGGGTTGACTTGGTGGTCGTGTTGCGCGCCGGGACGGAGGTGTTGTTTGATCGGTTGAGTAAACG AAACTACCCCGACCACAAACTCCAAGAAAACCTCGACAGCGAAATCATGgacgtcctcctccaagaagcCCGCGACAGCTACGACGAGGAGATCGTCGTCGAGCTCCAGTCCGGCGACGCCGACGAGCTAGAGGCAAATGTCGAGAGGATTGAGGCTTGGCTGGAgcagtggaagaaggatAATAACCAAAACTAA
- the MYO2 gene encoding Myosin type-2 heavy chain 1 (COG:Z; EggNog:ENOG503NV49), producing MSESYDVGTRAWQPDATEGWVASEVVKKTVDGDKVKLIFRLENDETKELEVSLEALQSGNDPSLPPLMNPTMLEASDDLTNLSHLNEPAVLQAIRLRYLQKEIYTYSGIVLIATNPFARVDSLYVPGMVQVYAGKQRATQAPHLFAIAEEAFMDMLRDNKNQTIVVSGESGAGKTVSAKYIMRYFATRHPSDSPGSRAKKGPEAMSKTEEAILATNPIMEAFGNAKTTRNDNSSRFGKYIEIMFDKETNIIGAKIRTYLLERSRLVFQPLKERNYHIFYQLVAGVTDKERQELGLLPIEQFDYLNQGNTPTIDGVDDKAEFKATKQSLTTIGVSEGEQAEIFKLLAGLLHLGNVKIGASRTESVLAATEPSLVKACEILGIDAPEFAKWIVKKQLVTRGEKITSNLSQAQAIVVRDSVAKFIYSSLFDWLVEIINRSLATEEVLSRVKSFIGVLDIYGFEHFAKNSFEQFCINYANEKLQQEFNQHVFKLEQEEYLREKIDWTFIDFADNQPCIDLIEGKLGILSLLDEESRLPMGSDEQFVTKLHHNYAADKHKFYKKPRFGKSSFTVCHYAIDVTYESDGFIEKNRDTVPDEHMAVLRASTNAFLGQVLDAASAVREKDLAQASSNAVKPAAGRRIGVAVNRKPTLGGIFKSSLIELMTTINSTDVHYIRCIKPNEAKEAWKFEGPMVLSQLRACGVLETVRISCAGYPTRWTYEEFALRYYMLVPSQQWTSEIRQMADAILTKALGANKVAPGMDKYQMGLTKIFFRAGMLAFLENLRTTRLNDCAILIQKNLKAKYYRKKYLAARGAIVSFQALFRGYRARKEAQELRTIKAAVTIQKNWRGFKQRREFLVIRNDVIRAQAAIKGYLRRKEIMETRVGNAALIIQRNWRSRQQLRAWRDYRRKIVIVQSLWRGKTARKEYKVVRAEARDLKQISYKLENKVVELTQSLGTMKAQNKELKVQVENYEGQVAIWRNRHNALEARTKELQTEANQAGIAAARLEAMEAEMKKLQTSFEESTANVKRMQEEERQLRESLRATNEELEAARQQSEQSEVEKNSLRQQIAELQEALEQARRAAPVNGELINGNGPASAAPAGLINLVSSKKPKRRSAGAEPREMDRYSMAYNPRPVSMAVPGMNRQTTLSGSTFIPGIDSIEMELEGLLADEEGLNQEVTIGLIRNLKIPSPSSNPAPTDKEVLFPSYLINLVTSEMWNNGFVKESERFLANVMQSIQQEVMNHDDEEAINPGAFWLSNVHEMLSFVFLAEDWYEAQKTDNYEYDRLLEIVKHDLESLEFNIYHTWMKVLKKKLNKMIVPAIIESQSLPGFVTNENNRFLGKLLQGNSAPAYSMDNLLSLLNSVFRAMKAYYLEDSIITQTITELLRLVGVTAFNDLLMRRNFLSWKRGLQINYNITRIEEWCKSHDMPEGTLQLEHLMQATKLLQLKKATLNDIEIIQDICWMLSPNQIQKLLNQYLVADYEQPINGEIMKAVASRVTEKSDVLLLQAVDMDDSGPYEIAEPRVITALETYTPSWLQTPRLKRLAEIVSQQAIAQQEKLEFGSQAGDFDTHSMNDLQEMEEGPGSIQASA from the exons GATTCCCTCTACGTACCTGGCATGGTGCAAGTATATGCCGGGAAGCAGAGAGCCACACAAGCTCCTCATCTGTTTGCCATTGCTGAGGAAGCTTTCAT GGACATGCTGCGCGACAACAAGAACCAGACCATCGTCGTGTCTGGTGAGTCCGGTGCTGGTAAAACTGTCAGCGCCAAGTACATCATGCGATACTTCGCGACAAGACATCCATCAGACAGCCCGGGATCGAGGGCAAAGAAGGGCCCAGAGGCGATGAGCAAGACCGAAGAGGCTATCCTagccaccaaccccatcatggAAGCCTTCGGTAACGCCAAGACGACGAGAAACGACAACTCCTCGCGGTTCGGAAAGTACATTGAAATCATGTTCGACAAGGAAACAAATATTATCGGAGCTAAGATCAGGACATATTTGCTGGAACGGTCGAGATTGGTCTTCCAGCCGCTCAAGGAGAGGAATTATCACATTTTCTACCAGCTCGTGGCCGGTGTGACGGACAAGGAGCGCCAGGAACTGGGTCTGCTGCCTATTGAGCAGTTTGACTACCTCAACCAGGGCAACACCCCGACGATTGACGGCGTGGACGACAAGGCGGAATTCAAGGCGACGAAGCAGTCGCTGACGACGATTGGTGTGAGCGAGGGCGAGCAGGCCGAGATCTTTAAGCTGCTTGCTGGTTTGCTCCACCTCGGCAACGTCAAGATCGGGGCGTCCAGGACGGAAAGCGTGCTCGCTGCGACGGAGCCATCGTTGGTCAAGGCTTGCGAGATTCTCGGTATTGATGCCCCCGAGTTTGCCAAGTGGATTGTCAAGAAGCAGCTTGTCACTCGTGGCGAGAAGATCACTTCGAACCTGTCGCAAGCTCAGGCTATCGTTGTCAGGGATTCCGTGGCCAAGTTCATCTACTCTAGCTTGTTCGACTGGCTGGTGGAGATTATCAACAGGAGCTTGGCGACCGAGGAGGTTCTCAGCAGGGTCAAGTCGTTTATCGGTGTGCTCGATATTTATGGTTTCGAACATTTCGCCAAGAACTCGTTTGAGCAGTTCTGCATCAACTATGCCAACGAGAAGCTGCAGCAAGAGTTCAACCAGCACGTCTTCAAGCTTGAGCAGGAGGAGTATCTTAGGGAGAAGATCGACTGGACCTTTATTGATTTCGCGGATAACCAGCCCTGTATCGATTTGATTGAGGGCAAGCTCGGtattctttctctccttgaTGAAGAATCCAGGCTGCCTATGGGATCTGATGAGCAGTTTGTCACCAAGCTCCACCACAACTATGCTGCCGACAAGCACAAGTTCTACAAGAAGCCAAGGTTCGGCAAGTCGTCTTTCACCGTCTGCCACTATGCCATCGACGTCACGTATGAGTCGGACGGTTTCATAGAAAAGAACCGTGACACGGTTCCCGACGAACACATGGCGGTACTGCGCGCGTCGACCAATGCGTTCCTCGGCCAGGTGTTGGATGCCGCGTCGGCGGTGCGGGAGAAGGACCTCGCCCAGGCAAGCTCTAATGCGGTGAAGCCGGCGGCCGGTAGGAGAATTGGCGTCGCCGTCAACCGCAAGCCCACTCTGGGAGGCATCTTCAAGTCCTCGCTGATCGAGCTCAtgaccaccatcaacagcacTGATGTGCACTACATCAGATGTATCAAGCCCaacgaggccaaggaggcgtGGAAGTTTGAGGGCCCCATGGTTCTCAGCCAGCTCCGCGCCTGCGGTGTTCTCGAAACAGTCCGTATTAGTTGTGCGGGTTACCCCACGAGGTGGACGTATGAGGAGTTTGCGCTGCGGTACTACATGTTGGTGCCGTCGCAGCAATGGACCTCGGAAATTAGGCAGATGGCTGATGCCATCCTGACCAAGGCCCTCGGCGCCAACAAGGTGGCCCCGGGTATGGACAAGTACCAGATGGGTCTGACCAAGATCTTCTTCAGGGCGGGTATGCTTGCCTTTTTGGAGAACCTGAGGACGACCCGTCTCAACGACTGCGCCATTCTCATTCAAAAGAACCTCAAGGCCAAGTACTACCGCAAGAAGTATCTTGCTGCCAGGGGTGCCATTGTCAGCTTCCAGGCTCTCTTCCGGGGCTACAGGGCCCGCAAGGAGGCTCAGGAGCTGCGGACGATCAAGGCTGCGGTTACCATCCAAAAGAACTGGCGTGGTTTCAAGCAGAGGAGAGAGTTTCTCGTTATCCGCAACGATGTCATTCGCGCTCAGGCCGCTATCAAGGGTTATCTGCGCCGCAAGGAGATCATGGAGACCCGGGTTGGCAACGCTGCTCTTATCATTCAGCGCAACTGGCGCTCGAGACAACAGCTTCGTGCCTGGAGAGACTACCGCCGCAAGATTGTCATTGTGCAGAGCTTGTGGCGTGGCAAGACTGCTCGGAAGGAGTACAAGGTTGTCCGTGCCGAGGCTCGTGACTTGAAGCAGATCTCTTACAAGCTGGAGAACAAGGTCGTTGAGTTGACGCAGTCTTTGGGTACCATGAAGGCGCAGAACAAGGAGTTGAAGGTGCAGGTGGAGAACTATGAAGGGCAGGTTGCCATTTGGAGAAATAGGCACAATGCTCTGGAGGCTAGGACGAAGGAGCTGCAGACTGAGGCCAACCAGGCTGGTATTGCGGCTGCTCGTCTGGAGGCTATGGAGGCGGAGATGAAGAAGCTGCAGACTAGCTTTGAGGAGTCGACGGCGAATGTGAAGAGGAtgcaagaggaggagcgaCAACTTCGGGAGAGCCTCCGCGCTACCAacgaggagcttgaggctgCGCGCCAGCAGAGCGAGCAGTccgaggttgagaagaacTCGCTCAGGCAACAGATTGCTGAGCTTCAAGAGGCACTGGAGCAGGCTAGAAGAGCTGCTCCCGTCAACGGCGAGCTTATCAACGGGAATGGACCGGCGTCTGCTGCGCCGGCCGGTCTCATCAATCTGGTGTcgtccaagaagcccaagagaCGGAGTGCGGGTGCAGAGCCTCGCGAGATGGATAGGTACAGCATGGCCTACAACCCCCGCCCTGTCTCCATGGCTGTTCCTGGCATGAACCGCCAGACTACTCTTTCCGGTTCAACATTTATTCCCGGTATTGATAGCATCGAGATGGAGTTGGAAGGTCTCCTtgccgatgaggagggcCTGAACCAGGAGGTCACCATTGGCCTTATTCGCAACCTCAAGATCCCTTCGCCATCCAGCAACCCTGCCCCTACCGACAAGGAGGTCCTTTTCCCTTCGTATCTCATCAACTTGGTGACGTCCGAGATGTGGAACAACGGCTTCGTCAAGGAGTCGGAGCGGTTCCTTGCCAACGTCATGCAGTCGATTCAGCAGGAGGTGATGaaccacgacgacgaggaggctATCAACCCCGGTGCGTTCTGGCTCTCCAACGTCCACGAGATGCTGTCTTTTGTCTTCCTCGCCGAGGACTGGTACGAGGCCCAAAAGACGGACAACTACGAGTATGACCGCCTGTTGGAGATTGTCAAGCACGATCTCGAGAGTCTCGAGTTCAACATTTACCACACCTGGATGAAGgtgctcaagaagaagcttaACAAGATGATTGTGCCCGCCATCATCGAGTCGCAGTCCCTGCCGGGCTTCGTCACGAACGAAAACAACAGGTTCCTTGGCAAGCTTTTGCAGGGCAACTCTGCTCCCGCGTACAGCATGGATAACTTGCTGTCGCTTCTCAATAGCGTCTTCCGCGCCATGAAGGCTTATTACCTTGAGGATTCCATCATTACCCAGACCATCACCGAGCTGCTCAGGCTTGTTGGCGTGACGGCGTTCAACGATCTGCTCATGCGCCGCAACTTCCTCTCTTGGAAGCGTGGTCTGCAGATCAACTATAACATCACCCGTATCGAGGAGTGGTGCAAGAGCCACGACATGCCCGAGGGGACGCTCCAGCTGGAGCACTTGATGCAGGCGACCAAGCTGTTGCAGCTCAAGAAGGCGACGCTCAACGACATCGAGATCATTCAGGACATTTGCTGGATGCTGTCGCCCAACCAGATCCAGAAGCTGCTGAACCAGTACCTGGTGGCGGATTACGAGCAGCCGATCAATGGCGAGATTATGAAGGCGGTGGCGTCGAGGGTGACGGAGAAGAGCgatgtgttgttgctgcaggCTGTCGATATGGACGATAGCGGGCCGTATGAGATTGCGGAGCCGAGAGTGATTACTGCTTTGGAGACTTATACGCCGTCtt GGCTCCAAACCCCACGGTTGAAGCGCCTGGCCGAGATTGTCTCCCAGCAGGCTATTGCCCAGCAGGAGAAGCTCGAGTTTGGGTCGCAGGCGGGCGACTTTGACACGCACAGCATGAATGATCTtcaggagatggaggagggccCGGGATCGATACAGGCGAGCGCCTAG